A window of the Melospiza melodia melodia isolate bMelMel2 chromosome 25, bMelMel2.pri, whole genome shotgun sequence genome harbors these coding sequences:
- the CLK2 gene encoding dual specificity protein kinase CLK2 isoform X2 has product MPHSRRYRSSERSSRGSYHERYRSRKHKRRRTRSRSSSSERDRRHRREDSYHVRSRSYDDHSADRRAYDRRYCDSYRRNDYSRERGDASYYEPEYRQHSYEYRQRSRDREGSYRSCKSSRRKHRRRRRRSRSFSRSSSRSRQSSRRAKSVEDDDEGHLIYRVGDWLQERYEIISTLGEGTFGRVVQCMDHRRGGARVALKIIKNVEKYKEAARLEINVLEKINEKDPENTNLCVRMFDWFDYHGHMCISFELLGLSTFDFLKDNNYLPYPIHQVRHMAFQVCQAVKFLHDNKLTHTDLKPENILFVNSDYELSYNLEKKRDERSVKSTAIRVVDFGSATFDHEHHSTIVSTRHYRAPEVILELGWSQPCDVWSIGCIIFEYYVGFTLFQTHDNREHLAMMERILGPIPSRMVRKTRKQKYFYHGRLDWDENTSAGRYVRENCKPLRRYLTSEAEDHHRLFDLIESMLEYEPSKRVTLAEALKHPFFDMLGMEPSTKMWDSSRDISR; this is encoded by the exons atGCCGCACTCCCGAAGGTACCGCTCGTCGGAGCGCAGCAGCCGCGGCAGTTACCACGAGCGCTACCGGAGCCGCAAGCACAAGCGGCGGCGGACGCGGTCCCGGTCCAGCAGCAGCGAGCGGGACCGGCGGCACCGGCGGGAGGACAGCTACCACGTCCGATCCCGGAG CTACGACGACCACTCGGCAGACCGCAGGGCCTACGACCGCCGTTACTGTGACAGCTACCGGCGCAACGACTACAGCCGCGAGCGGGGCGACGCCTCCTACTACGAGCCCGAGTACCGGCAGCATTCCTACGAGTACCGGCAGCGCTCCCGGGACCGCGAGGGCAGCTACCGCAGCTGCAAAAGCAGCCGGCGTAAGCACAGGCGGAGGCGGCGCCGCAGCCGGTCCTTTAGCCGCTCCTCATCG CGGAGTCGACAGAGCAGCAGAAGGGCCAAGAGTGTGGAGGACGACGACGAGGGGCATCTGATCTATCGCGTCGGCGACTGGCTACAAGAAAGAT ATGAGATTATCAGCACCCTGGGGGAAGGGACCTTCGGCAGAGTGGTGCAGTGCATGGATCACCGGAG GGGTGGTGCGCGCGTTGCTCTGAAAATCATTAAAAACGTGGAGAAATACAAAGAGGCTGCTCGACTGGAAATCAACGTGCTGGAGAAAATCAACGAGAAGGATCCTGAGAACACAAA TCTCTGTGTCAGGATGTTTGACTGGTTTGACTACCACGGCCACATGTGCATCTCCTTCGAGCTGCTGGGGCTCAGCACCTTTGATTTCCTGAAGGATAACAACTACCTGCCTTACCCCATCCACCAAGTACGGCACATGGCCTTCCAGGTGTGCCAGGCTGTGAAGT TTCTGCATGACAATAAACTCACCCACACTGAcctcaagccagagaacatcctctTTGTGAACTCTGACTACGAGCTCTCCTACAACCTGGAGAAG AAACGGGACGAGAGGAGCGTGAAGAGCACGGCCATCAGGGTGGTGGACTTTGGCAGTGCCACCTTTGACCACGAGCATCACAGCACCATCGTGTCCACCAGGCACTACCGAGCCCCTGAAGTCATCCTGG AGCTTGGCTGGAGCCAGCCCTGTGATGTGTGGAGTATTGGCTGCATCATCTTTGAGTATTATGTGGGTTTCACCCTTTTCCAG acacacGACAACCGGGAGCACCTGGCCATGATGGAGAGGATTTTGGGGCCAATTCCTTCTCGAATGGTCCGCAAGACAAG GAAACAGAAATATTTCTACCACGGCCGCCTGGACTGGGACGAGAACACCTCAGCTGGACGCTACGTTCGGGAGAACTGCAAACCACTGCGG CGATACCTGACCTCGGAGGCTGAGGACCATCACCGCCTGTTCGACCTCATCGAGAGCATGCTGGAGTACGAGCCCTCCAAGCGTGTCACCCTGGCTGAGGCCCTCAAGCACCCCTTCTTTGACATGCTGGGCATGGAGCCCAGCACAAAAATGTGGGACTCGAGCCGGGACATCAGCCGGTGA
- the HCN3 gene encoding LOW QUALITY PROTEIN: potassium/sodium hyperpolarization-activated cyclic nucleotide-gated channel 3 (The sequence of the model RefSeq protein was modified relative to this genomic sequence to represent the inferred CDS: inserted 1 base in 1 codon) → MEAAPRRSPEPREKPPVLDGEAAGAPAGASGAAPASPAATEQIVAEGEAAAAGTFVQRQLGAMLQPAVNKFSLRMFGSHRAVEIERQRVKSAGAWIIHPYSDFRFYWDLIMLLLMVGNLIILPVGITFFKDENTPPWIVFNVLSDTFFLADLVLNFRTGIVVEDNTEIILDPHTIKMKYLKSWFLVDFISSIPVDYIFLIVDLETQVDSDVYKTARALRIVRFTKILSLLRLLRLSRLIRYIHQWEEIFHMTYDLASAVVRIFNLIGMMLLLCHWDGCLQFLVPMLQDFPEDCWVSKNRMVNDSWGKQYSHALFKAMSHMLCIGYGQQAPEGMTDVWLTMLSMIVGATCYAMFIGHATALIQSLDSSRRQYQEKYKQVEQYMSFHKLPGDTRQRIHEYYEHRYQGKMFDEENILGELSEPLKEEIINFNCRNLVANMPLFANADPNFVTAMLTKLRFEVFQPGDFIIREGTVGKKMYFIQHGVVSILTKGNKETKLSDGSYFGEICLLTRGRRTASVRADTYCRLYSLAVDNFNEVLEEYPMMRRAFETVAMDRLDRIGKKNSILLRKRAEHSSGPLNTEMIQQIVKHDQDMAHNIQDLQQMAMGRELSGKPVIWEPLVHAPLQTAAATTNVAIALTHQHSLQAHIFLPPSSISSPLSPEATLLAKPVRRSQPSLGGSRPSSVGSPSGAPSHLQTPAAGSPSSPMVQPQVPLESGGAQRPSSGAQPLPRSAQRAEVAAGPKQPPGGXPSPSSPRSRGASVSTSLLQQAAGAASPSSEQALPPGRTLHYSLSRATGSHISLLMHPQQLVKHRSIQGLPVGRLTQDVRLLSASQPSLPNKVAQQGDGSSLKQGRKSAGNLARRSSPSVAGLLAKPCSGVAAHSQPPGPLPQPGRSAPQSPGPASRPAAAPSRKGSVAFSPEVETAKPKLPSNM, encoded by the exons atgGAGGCGGCGCCGCGGCGGAGCCCCGAGCCGCGGGAGAAGCCGCCGGTGCTGGAcggggaggcggcgggggcgCCCGCGGGGGCGTCGGGCGCGGCCCCGGCCTCGCCGGCGGCGACGGAGCAGATcgtggcggagggcgaggcggcggcggcgggcacgtTCGTGCAGCGGCAGCTCGGGGCGATGCTGCAGCCCGCCGTGAACAAGTTCTCGCTGCGCATGTTCGGCAGCCACCGGGCCGTGGAGATCGAGCGGCAACGGGTGAAGTCGGCGGGCGCCTGGATTATCCATCCCTACAGCGACTTCAG GTTTTACTGGGACCTCATCATGCTGCTCCTGATGGTGGGGAATTTGATCATCCTGCCCGTGGGCATCACCTTCTTCAAGGATGAGAACACCCCTCCCTGGATCGTTTTCAACGTGCTGTCGGACACTTTCTTCTTGGCTGACCTGGTGCTGAACTTCCGGACAGGCATCGTGGTGGAGGACAACACGGAGATCATCCTCGACCCTCACACCATCAAGATGAAGTACTTGAAGAGCTGGTTCCTGGTGGACTTCATCTCCTCCATCCCTGTGGACTACATTTTCCTCATCGTCGACCTGGAGACCCAGGTGGACTCGGACGTCTACAAGACGGCGCGGGCGCTGCGCATCGTGCGCTTCACCAAGATCCTCAGCCTGCTGCGCCTGCTGCGCCTCTCGCGCCTCATccgctacatccaccagtgggaGGAG ATCTTCCACATGACGTACGACCTGGCCAGCGCCGTGGTGAGGATCTTCAACCTCATCGGcatgatgctgctgctgtgccactgGGACGGCTGCCTCCAGTTCCTGGTGCCCATGCTGCAGGACTTCCCCGAGGACTGCTGGGTCTCCAAGAACCGCATGGTG AACGACTCGTGGGGCAAGCAGTACTCGCACGCCCTGTTCAAGGCCATGAGCCACATGCTGTGCATCGGCTACGGGCAGCAGGCGCCCGAGGGCATGACCGACGTGTGGCTCACCATGCTCAGCATGATCGTGGGGGCCACCTGCTACGCCATGTTCATCGGCCACGCCACCGCCCTCATCCAGTCGCTGGACTCGTCCCGCCGCCAGTACCAGGAGAAG TACAAGCAAGTGGAGCAGTACATGTCATTCCACAAGCTGCCCGGGGACACGCGCCAGCGCATCCACGAGTACTACGAGCACCGCTACCAGGGCAAGATGTTCGATGAGGAGAACATCCTGGGGGAGCTCAGCGAGCCCCTCAAAGAG GAAATCATCAACTTCAACTGCCGCAACCTGGTGGCCAACATGCCCCTGTTTGCCAACGCCGACCCCAACTTTGTGACGGCCATGCTGACCAAGCTGCGCTTCGAGGTCTTCCAGCCCGGCGACTTCATCATCCGCGAGGGCACCGTGGGCAAAAAGATGTACTTCATCCAGCACGGCGTGGTCAGCATCCTCACCAAGGGCAACAAGGAGACCAAGCTGTCTGATGGCTCCTACTTTGGgg agatCTGCCTGCTGACGCGGGGCAGGCGCACGGCCAGCGTCAGAGCCGACACCTACTGCCGCCTCTACTCCCTGGCCGTGGACAACTTCAACGAGGTGCTGGAGGAGTACCCCATGATGAGGAGAGCCTTCGAGACCGTGGCCATGGACCGCCTGGACCGCatag GCAAGAAGAACTCCATCCTGCTCCGCAAGCGAGCCGAGCACAGCTCGGGGCCCCTGAACACCGAGATGATCCAGCAGATCGTGAAGCACGACCAGGACATGGCCCACAACATCCAGGACCTGCAGCAGATGGCGATGGGCCGGGAGCTGAGCGGCAAGCCGGTGATTTGGGAGCCCCTGGTGCACGCACCCCTGCAGACGGCCGCCGCCACCACCAACGTGGCCATCGCGCTGACccaccagcacagcctgcaggcTCACATCTTCCTGCCgccctcctccatctccagcCCGCTCTCTCCCGAGGCCACGCTGCTCGCCAAGCCCGTGCGccgctcccagcccagcctgggcggCTCCCGGCCCTCGTCGGTCGGCTCGCCCTCGGGGGCTCCGTCCCACCTGCAGACGCCGGCCGCCGGTTCGCCTTCCTCGCCCATGGTCCAGCCCCAGGTACCGCTGGAGAGCGGCGGGGCCCAGAGACCCAGCTCGGGGGCTCAGCCGCTTCCCCGCTCGGCGCAGAGGGCGGAGGTGGCAGCGGGGCCCAAGCAGCCCCCGGGcg cccccagccccagctctccccgCTCCCGCGGCGCCTCGGTGTCCACCTCGCTGCTGCAGCAAGCGGCGGGCGCCGCGTCCCCCAGCTCCGAGCAGGCGCTGCCGCCGGGGAGAACGCTGCACTACAGCCTGTCCCGAGCCACCGGCTCGCACATCTCGCTCCTGATGCATCCCCAGCAGCTGGTGAAGCACAGGAGCATCCAGGGGCTGCCGGTGGGGCGGCTCACGCAGGATGTCCGGCTCCTTTCCGCCTCGCAGCCTTCCCTGCCCAACAAAGTGGCGCAGCAAGGCGACGGCAGCTCCTTGAAGCAGGGCAGGAAATCTGCGGGGAACCTGGCCCGCAGGTCCTCGCCCTCGGTGGCCGGACTGCTGGCCAAGCCGTGCTCGGGGGTGGCGGCGCACTCGCAGCCCCCGGGGCCGCTGCCTCAGCCCGGCCGCTCCGCGCCGCAGTCGCCGGGCCCCGCGTCCCGGCCGGCGGCCGCTCCCTCCCGCAAAGGCTCCGTGGCCTTCAGCCCCGAGGTGGAAACGGCGAAGCCCAAACTCCCGTCCAACATGTGA
- the CLK2 gene encoding dual specificity protein kinase CLK2 isoform X3 produces MDHRRGGARVALKIIKNVEKYKEAARLEINVLEKINEKDPENTNLCVRMFDWFDYHGHMCISFELLGLSTFDFLKDNNYLPYPIHQVRHMAFQVCQAVKFLHDNKLTHTDLKPENILFVNSDYELSYNLEKKRDERSVKSTAIRVVDFGSATFDHEHHSTIVSTRHYRAPEVILELGWSQPCDVWSIGCIIFEYYVGFTLFQTHDNREHLAMMERILGPIPSRMVRKTRKQKYFYHGRLDWDENTSAGRYVRENCKPLRRYLTSEAEDHHRLFDLIESMLEYEPSKRVTLAEALKHPFFDMLGMEPSTKMWDSSRDISR; encoded by the exons ATGGATCACCGGAG GGGTGGTGCGCGCGTTGCTCTGAAAATCATTAAAAACGTGGAGAAATACAAAGAGGCTGCTCGACTGGAAATCAACGTGCTGGAGAAAATCAACGAGAAGGATCCTGAGAACACAAA TCTCTGTGTCAGGATGTTTGACTGGTTTGACTACCACGGCCACATGTGCATCTCCTTCGAGCTGCTGGGGCTCAGCACCTTTGATTTCCTGAAGGATAACAACTACCTGCCTTACCCCATCCACCAAGTACGGCACATGGCCTTCCAGGTGTGCCAGGCTGTGAAGT TTCTGCATGACAATAAACTCACCCACACTGAcctcaagccagagaacatcctctTTGTGAACTCTGACTACGAGCTCTCCTACAACCTGGAGAAG AAACGGGACGAGAGGAGCGTGAAGAGCACGGCCATCAGGGTGGTGGACTTTGGCAGTGCCACCTTTGACCACGAGCATCACAGCACCATCGTGTCCACCAGGCACTACCGAGCCCCTGAAGTCATCCTGG AGCTTGGCTGGAGCCAGCCCTGTGATGTGTGGAGTATTGGCTGCATCATCTTTGAGTATTATGTGGGTTTCACCCTTTTCCAG acacacGACAACCGGGAGCACCTGGCCATGATGGAGAGGATTTTGGGGCCAATTCCTTCTCGAATGGTCCGCAAGACAAG GAAACAGAAATATTTCTACCACGGCCGCCTGGACTGGGACGAGAACACCTCAGCTGGACGCTACGTTCGGGAGAACTGCAAACCACTGCGG CGATACCTGACCTCGGAGGCTGAGGACCATCACCGCCTGTTCGACCTCATCGAGAGCATGCTGGAGTACGAGCCCTCCAAGCGTGTCACCCTGGCTGAGGCCCTCAAGCACCCCTTCTTTGACATGCTGGGCATGGAGCCCAGCACAAAAATGTGGGACTCGAGCCGGGACATCAGCCGGTGA
- the CLK2 gene encoding dual specificity protein kinase CLK2 isoform X1, with translation MPHSRRYRSSERSSRGSYHERYRSRKHKRRRTRSRSSSSERDRRHRREDSYHVRSRSYDDHSADRRAYDRRYCDSYRRNDYSRERGDASYYEPEYRQHSYEYRQRSRDREGSYRSCKSSRRKHRRRRRRSRSFSRSSSQRSRQSSRRAKSVEDDDEGHLIYRVGDWLQERYEIISTLGEGTFGRVVQCMDHRRGGARVALKIIKNVEKYKEAARLEINVLEKINEKDPENTNLCVRMFDWFDYHGHMCISFELLGLSTFDFLKDNNYLPYPIHQVRHMAFQVCQAVKFLHDNKLTHTDLKPENILFVNSDYELSYNLEKKRDERSVKSTAIRVVDFGSATFDHEHHSTIVSTRHYRAPEVILELGWSQPCDVWSIGCIIFEYYVGFTLFQTHDNREHLAMMERILGPIPSRMVRKTRKQKYFYHGRLDWDENTSAGRYVRENCKPLRRYLTSEAEDHHRLFDLIESMLEYEPSKRVTLAEALKHPFFDMLGMEPSTKMWDSSRDISR, from the exons atGCCGCACTCCCGAAGGTACCGCTCGTCGGAGCGCAGCAGCCGCGGCAGTTACCACGAGCGCTACCGGAGCCGCAAGCACAAGCGGCGGCGGACGCGGTCCCGGTCCAGCAGCAGCGAGCGGGACCGGCGGCACCGGCGGGAGGACAGCTACCACGTCCGATCCCGGAG CTACGACGACCACTCGGCAGACCGCAGGGCCTACGACCGCCGTTACTGTGACAGCTACCGGCGCAACGACTACAGCCGCGAGCGGGGCGACGCCTCCTACTACGAGCCCGAGTACCGGCAGCATTCCTACGAGTACCGGCAGCGCTCCCGGGACCGCGAGGGCAGCTACCGCAGCTGCAAAAGCAGCCGGCGTAAGCACAGGCGGAGGCGGCGCCGCAGCCGGTCCTTTAGCCGCTCCTCATCG CAGCGGAGTCGACAGAGCAGCAGAAGGGCCAAGAGTGTGGAGGACGACGACGAGGGGCATCTGATCTATCGCGTCGGCGACTGGCTACAAGAAAGAT ATGAGATTATCAGCACCCTGGGGGAAGGGACCTTCGGCAGAGTGGTGCAGTGCATGGATCACCGGAG GGGTGGTGCGCGCGTTGCTCTGAAAATCATTAAAAACGTGGAGAAATACAAAGAGGCTGCTCGACTGGAAATCAACGTGCTGGAGAAAATCAACGAGAAGGATCCTGAGAACACAAA TCTCTGTGTCAGGATGTTTGACTGGTTTGACTACCACGGCCACATGTGCATCTCCTTCGAGCTGCTGGGGCTCAGCACCTTTGATTTCCTGAAGGATAACAACTACCTGCCTTACCCCATCCACCAAGTACGGCACATGGCCTTCCAGGTGTGCCAGGCTGTGAAGT TTCTGCATGACAATAAACTCACCCACACTGAcctcaagccagagaacatcctctTTGTGAACTCTGACTACGAGCTCTCCTACAACCTGGAGAAG AAACGGGACGAGAGGAGCGTGAAGAGCACGGCCATCAGGGTGGTGGACTTTGGCAGTGCCACCTTTGACCACGAGCATCACAGCACCATCGTGTCCACCAGGCACTACCGAGCCCCTGAAGTCATCCTGG AGCTTGGCTGGAGCCAGCCCTGTGATGTGTGGAGTATTGGCTGCATCATCTTTGAGTATTATGTGGGTTTCACCCTTTTCCAG acacacGACAACCGGGAGCACCTGGCCATGATGGAGAGGATTTTGGGGCCAATTCCTTCTCGAATGGTCCGCAAGACAAG GAAACAGAAATATTTCTACCACGGCCGCCTGGACTGGGACGAGAACACCTCAGCTGGACGCTACGTTCGGGAGAACTGCAAACCACTGCGG CGATACCTGACCTCGGAGGCTGAGGACCATCACCGCCTGTTCGACCTCATCGAGAGCATGCTGGAGTACGAGCCCTCCAAGCGTGTCACCCTGGCTGAGGCCCTCAAGCACCCCTTCTTTGACATGCTGGGCATGGAGCCCAGCACAAAAATGTGGGACTCGAGCCGGGACATCAGCCGGTGA